The Clostridiales bacterium DNA segment AGGAAGTTTTAGACGGTATATTGAACTTCAGGATAGGGAAGGGATGGGATTATACATATAATTCGAGGATATCCGGCCAACTGGATTTTATATACAGGGAGCTTAAGAGAAATCCTTATACGAGAAGGGCGGTAATCGATGTAAGGGATTGGAAAAAGGATTCGGTTTCCGACAGCCCTGCATGCCTGCAGCATATGCAGTTTTTTATAAGGGAAGGGAAACTCCATATGAAGGTGCTCATGAGAAGCAATGATGCGGCAGAAGCCACATACATGAATGCGTTTGCATTCATAATGCTGCAAAAACAGGTCGCCGACAATACAGGATGCAAAATGGGAAGCTATACTCACAGGGCAAATTCATTTCACTGCTATGAAAAGGATTTTGATCTCCTTGAAGGATATGTAAAAAGGATTGAAAGTGGCTCGGATACGACTTATAACTATAAAGGATTTTTTGAAAATTTGATGATAGAATCAAGACCCAGCATAAAAGCGAAGGTTGAAGAGCTCAGGACGCATTAATGAATATAAAACAATCCCGGCGGATATAATTTGCCGGGATTGTTTTATATTTTAACATTTTTTCTTTTCTGCTCTCCTATTTTGTATCTTATATCCTCACCATAAAATTTACAGACGGTGAAATTTCCAATTATCCTGGAGGTTATCCTCTCGGAATATGTTTTAAATAAATTATCCAGTGACAGATTAGTCGATACTATCATTTTTTTATTGGATATCAGCCTTTTGTTTATTATATTGAAAAGTTCGGTCTGCGAAAAATTGGCTATATATTCGGTGCCGAGATCATCTATTATAAGGAGATCACAGTCAAATATATCGTCAGCCCTTTCCTTCGCCAGCCTGTTTTCATTATCGAACGTGGCATCTTTTAAAATATCCACAAGGCTTGATGCAGTTTGATATATGACGAGTTTCCCCTTATCCAGCAAATCCTTTGCAATACAGTTTGATAAAAATGTTTTTCCGAGTCCCGATTTACCATAGAAAAACAAATTCTGGTTGCTTTTATCAAAAGAACTTACAAAATCTATACACGTTTTGAATATCCCCTCGATATTTTTCCTCGGAGACAGGGACTCGTCCTCAAATTTGTGGGGAGAATAGTAATCAAATACGAACATATCGAAGTTTTCCTTCTTCAGTATGTTTTTCAGGTTGGACTGGTCGTAATATTTATCTATTATCTTCTGCTTAAAGCAATGGCATTTTTCCGTTCCTATATATCCGGTATCATTACAGTCGGAGCATTTGTATTTTGGAGAATCATAATCGATTGTAAGACCGGCACGGGATAATATTTCCGCCTTTTCCATCTTTAAATCGATGGAATGCTGTCTTTTATCTTTTATATATTTTTTTATATCCATATTGCCCGCGAATATAGCCTTGGCGATGTCTATGCCGATAAGACCGAGTTCAGAGTCGATCTGCTTTACTCTCGGGAAGCTTTTATATACCTCAAGCCGCCTTTCCCTCGCGGCGTCCTCGGCTTCAGTCCTATCCTTTTCATATTGAAGCATTATGTCGTTTATGTATCTATTGCCCATTGCCATCTACCTCATCTCTTCCGAGAAGTTTCTTTTCGAGTTCTTTTATGTCGTATGAGCGCTGGTCATAACTATTGAAAGTCGTAACAGGTGCTTTGAATTTTATGCCCTTGCCTTTTTTGTTTGTCTGTTTGGATTCTATATCCTTTAAAGTTTTATATCCATTTTTATGCCAGTTTGAAAGTATGCCGTCTATATAGCTGAAATTGGGTTCATTTATTCGAAGCGAGCATATCTTGCATGCTTCAAGCACCATCTCAAGGCTAAAACTCCAGTCGTCAAACCATTTATTCAGGAATTCCTCCTGAGGTTTCATAAGATCGTTTTCCTTAAGTCCTAAAAAATCCAGTACGAGCCTGTAATTATTATATTTTTCTTCATGCATGGATATATATCTCTGGGCATCATCCGCTGTCTTGATTTTTGCTTCGTTCCAGCTTATTGCTACTTTTTCTATGTACCGAAAGTCTGTCTTTTTTCTGGCCTTACAGTATTCTATAAGGAGAATAACCACCTCGGGAGAAAAGCCGAAATCGTCTATCCAGCTAAGGTAAGTCATTACTTCTTTTGGAGAAAGCAAACGACCCAAAAGCTCATCTATAGTATCATGCATGGATTTTATCTTTGGATTCTCCATTCTAAGTCCTATCATCTCAGGGGAAAGTTTGCCGCCGGAGCTATATATTTTGCTTCCGTAATATATAGAAAGTATATCCATAAAATTGATTTCTATATCGTTATCGTTCTTTTTGATTTTTAAAAGGCCTTTTGATTCCCAATATTCCAAGGCTTTAATTATGTCGCTTTCGAGCAAGCCGAGTTTTTTTGAAAGTTTTTCGCCTATTATATTTTCACCTGCCAGGGATTGATATAATCCCGCAAGGTATACTTTTACGAAATTGCCGTCTGCCTGAGGCATGTATTCATTTATAAAAATATCAGGAACAGGTGTGAAACCCATGTTTTTTACATTTGCCTTAAACGTATATGTTCCCATATCATCATAACCTCTTCATTTTTATAGTATTTTTCCGCCTGAATCCTGCCTTTTTTAAACGGCTGGAATTCAGGCAAAACCCAGGAGGTGTATATTTTTAAACGCACCCAAAAACATGCCGTATTTTTTATACAATGGATTTTGCATATACTATTATATCAGAACAATATCATACTAACAATAAATATGGATACATCGAAATTATTTGAAGAATATTATTCCAGTCGCTAATTCCGAGGTTTTTTAAAGCCGTGGCGGTTGCGCTCAAAATAAAATAATTATGTTTATACTTGATTTCATATTATTAAAATAACGCCAAACCAACAAGATTTAATGTTACCTTGTATACAAGAATAATCCTTGTTATAATCGATGCAACAGGTATAATACATGTTGTAAAAATACATAATTGAGAGGTGTCCGTTAATGAAAATCAAAAGTATGGAATTATTCAAGGTTCCTCCGCGATGGCTTTTTCTTAAAATTACGACTGAATCCGGGCTAGTAGGATGGGGGGAGCCGGTAATTGAGGGCAAGGCTGATACTGTTGCGGCTGCAGTGGAAGAAATGAAGGAATATGTTATAGGCAGGAATGCAAATGATATCGAGGATATATGGCAGGTGTTGTACAGATGTGCATTTTACCGCGGCGGTCCGATTTTAATGAGCGCCATATCAGGTATTGAACAAGCATTATGGGATATAAAGGGAAAATCCTTGAATGTTCCTGTTTATGAATTGCTTGGTGGGGCAGTAAGGAGTAAGTTGAAAGTATACAGCTGGATTGGCGGGGATCGGCCAAATGACGTTGCCGCTGCAGCAAAGGAAAGATTCGAACAAGGTTATACTGCCGTCAAGATGAATGCTACACCTGAAACAGCCTGGATTGATAATTTCAAGATCGTTCAGGATGTCATTGACAGGGTACAATCCATTCGAGACACACTGAGGTATAAAATGGATATAGCTCTTGATTTTCATGGAAGAGTCCATAAAACCATGGCAAGAATTCTGATGAAAGAGCTGGAGCCATTTAAGTTGATGTTTATTGAAGAACCGGTTTTAACCGAAAATGAGGAAGCTTTTGTAGAGCTTAGGAGACATACGTCCATACCGATAGCGACAGGCGAAAGAAATTATACCCGTTGGGGATTTAAAAGAATGCTTCATGATGGCGGTGTGGATATTATCCAACCGGATTTAAGCCATGCCGGGGGCATCCTTGAGGTCAGAAAGATTGCAGCTATGGCAGAAGCTTATGATGTTGCTGTTGCGCCTCATTGCCCGCTTGGACCGATCGCACTTGCTTCCTGTATTCAGCTGGACTTTTGTACGCCTAATGCTTTCATACAGGAGCAGAGTTTGGGAATACACTATAATAAAGGGTCGGATCTCCTTGATTACCTTAAGGATCCTACTGTATTCGGATATAAGGACGGATATGTAAACAAGCTGAACGGGCCAGGGTTAGGAATTGAAATCAATGAAGAAAAGGTGAGGGAAATGGCAAGGGCCGGCCACAACTGGAGGAACCCGGTTTGGAGAACAGCTGATGGTGTCCCGGCGGAATGGTAAAAAGTGTAGCTGACTTTTTATACGATGTGATGGCCATGGAATAAATGCAGTCTTGAAAAGGGGAATTGCAGTGTAAGAATAATGGAAACAGATGAGAAGAGCAAGAAAGGCGGGAGGCTGATGCCAGAAGTTGTTACCATAGGTGAAACACTTGTACAAAACGGACCTTTAAGGTATGTTGACAGTTTTAAAAAAGAATCGCAGGAGCTGAGAGCAATACTGCAATTGCATTAGGCAGCAGCGAAGTCCTCGGCGATGTATTAAAGAGGAATAGTGCTGCAGGAGTATTCTATGTCAGCAAGATCAACGATAGAATCTATGAGGAGACTTCAAGGCTTAAAGTGCCTTTTGCTATTGTAAACAATGCATCTGAATTATTTACGTCAATTGTTATTGATAATGAAAAGGGTGCTTATGACGCCGTTAAATATCTGACGAGTCTTGGGCATAAAAGAATCGGGATCATCAAATGCAAAGAAGATTATTATACTTTTTCCGAACGGTTTAATGGGTATGTAAAAACAATGATGGAGGCGGGAATTAATTTGGAGAGCCAGGCGATGATGATATAGAGCAATGCAACTTCATATATCCTAAGCTCTCTACGGTACGTGCTGATACGGATATTTTGGGGAAAGTTGCTTGCAGGTATTTATTTGATTATATGGAAACGGAACAGCCCTTCAATCTTAAAGTGGTAGTCCCGGCACCCCTTGTCATTAGGGAGTCTGTCGATAAGCCGCTATAGGGATGTTATGAAATAATCTTTAAACACCTGATAAGGCTTTCCATATTGCATTTTATTTTCTGATGCGGTATATTATATATTGTATTAGTACAAGCTGTGGGGGAGGCGATGTGATGTACGACCTTGAAGAAAGGCCTCGAGAAGAAAAAATACTAGAAAACAAAGGAAAAATTGCTGCTTTTGCGCAGATTATCGCAGCCTGCTTAATAGGTGCGACCCTTACAGGCGGAGGAATTTATTATAACAATTATAAAAAATCCGGATATATGGTAAGGTACGAAGGGAAATTCCTTGGTTATGTAAAGAACAGGGAAAGCGCATTGAAGGCGATAAGGGAAGTTAAAGATGACATAAGAAGTTACGACGGATCTATTGCTGTAAGCGATGATATCGAGTTAATGACGATGCTTATAAATCCTGAGAAGACGACGAACAGTGAGGCCATAAGAAATACTATAGAAGATGACCTTTATAAACAGTATACTTCATATGTCATTACGGTTAACGGCAAGGAAATAGGAGCTTTGAAAAGCAGGACGGATGCAGAAGACATCATAGAAAAGACCAGAAAATATTATGAGAATCAGGAGAAGAGGGAGAATGTACAGGTAGTCGATGTAAATATAAAGGATGATATTGAATACATCGAAAGGGTAGTAAACAATTCTAAAGTTACGGATAAGGAAAGCATTCTTAAACTCCTGACAAGCAGCATAGGTGAGACAAAAAAGTGTGCTGTTAAAACCGGTGATACTATTTGGGATATTGCAAAAAATAACAATATGAGCGTAAATGATATCGCAAAATTAAATCCCGGGCTTAATGTTGATAAACTCCAAATTGGACAGAATATAAACATATCTGTAAGCAGACCATTTTTAAATGTTGAAACGGTTCTAAAAGTAAATACGGATGAAGGGATACCATATAATGTCACATACATAAACGACAGCAGCTTATATAAAGGACAGACGAAAGTCGTAAACAGCGGTGAATATGGCGTAAACAGGACAGTAAAACAGCTGAAAAAGTTTAACGGAAAAGTAACTGAAAGCAAGATATTATCGACATCGACAGTTAAAGATCCTGTTGCGAGAGTGGTGGCGCAGGGTACCAAAGAGAAAGTTGTTGTAGGTTCGGGCAACTTTTCATGGCCGACAAACGGGCATATAAGTTCGGGCTACGGATACAGGGGCGGAGAATTCCACCAGGCTGTAGATATAGCGGCGCCTTACGGTTCAGCGATATATGCATCGGATTCAGGCAAGATTACATATGCAGGATGGGAATCCGGATATGGGAAACTCATCATAATAAACCATGGAAACGGTTTTGTTACATATTACGGACATTGCAGTTCTATAAATGTGAGTGTGGGGCAGGCGGTAAACCGTGGAAGCAGAATAGGCTCCGTAGGTATGACAGGAGATGCAACCGGGCCGCATGTTCACTTTGAAGTAAGAGTTAACGGCGTTCGCAGGAACCCTTTAATATACTTAAGATAAAAATAAGGATACCGAAATAGGTATCCTTATTTTATGCTGTATTATCTTGATCGATAAAGATTGCCAAATACATAAATGCTCTTCTCATAATATTTTTCAAATAATCTGTATATATCCATAGATTTTCTAAAACAGATTCTGTATATTTATAACACCATACCCCTGGGAAATTTTCAGTTCATTCAGCGTTTTGCACGAAAGCTTCAGCATGCCTTTCAAGTCTTTTAAAGTGATTGATGGCATTTTCTCAAGGATAAGCGCAATGCATCCCGCGGCTACGGCTGATGATACGGATGATCCTGTCATTTTGCAGTATGGATTTTCGAGGGATTTCATCCTTCCCGTATTCGGGATATATGATGTATCAGAAGATAATGACATTATCCCGACGCCCGGTGCTATTACATCGGGTTTTGTTTCGCCGCTTTTGCTTGAACCGCTGCCTGAAAGATCGGGTATGCTCCAGCTTCTTATATTAGAGTCGGGGCAGTTTAAGCATCCTACCGTTATAACCGAAGGGGATATTCCGGGAGTTAATATGGTTCCCTGACCGGGTCCGCTGTTTCCTGAAGGCGCAACGATTATAATCCCGGATTCCGCGATTTTTGTGCAGGCCGACAAAAGGGGATCCTTGCCTCTTTCAACGATGGGCTCAGCTCCGAACGGAAGGCATAATATTTTTATCTTAAGGTTATCTTTATTTTCCAGAACATATTCCAATGCGGCAAGTATGTCTGAAAAGGAACCGGTACCCGCACCGCTTAACGCTTTGAGCATTATTATTTTCGCACCTGATGCTATTCCTTTGTATTTTCCGCTGCTTTGGACGCCGGATCCTGCGATGACTCCACAAATATGCGTGCCATGGCCGTTATCATCGTAGGGTTCGTTTATATTCTTTACAAAATCCCTGAAGGACAATATGGTTCTGCCGGAGCGGAAAAGATCGGCATGGGGATATACACCCGTATCGACTACAGCGATGTTGACTCCTTTTCCCGTAAGGTTGTATGGGGTGCTAAAGCCTATGCCTATGCAGCTTCGGACATTATCCATGCATACAGTGGCTTTTCTGTCATAGCTTATCGTCAGGACTTCGGGAAGCTCGGAGAGTCTATCAACTTCATCCAGGCTTAATGATGCGGATAGGCCTTTTAAATATTTATATTCATATTTCAATTTTCCTCTTTTTTTTGATATACTATTCTTGAATCTGGCAGATGGAGGTTCCTTTAAAAGTATTATAACGGGTATCTCCCTCATATCTTTTTCTTTCAGTTTAAGTTTAACTACAGGATCCAACTTCCTGCTGAAAAAAAGCAAAATTAACACTTCCGGTAAAAATAATGTGTATTATATTATATGAAAGAAAAAAATAAAAGGTTACAGATTCACATAAGGAGGCTTATTTATGGCACTTATAGATTTTGAATGCAGGAAATGCGGTAAAAAGTTTTTTGAAATAATGAGCCCGCACGATGTAGGCAGAATAAAATGTCCCGAATGCGGAGGAGAAGTAAAAAGAGTATATAAGGAAAATTATTCGGGAAAACATCCGGACGGATGCGGAGGGGACTGCGGTTCCTGCAGCGGCTGCCACTAAGATCTGTAAAAGTATATTCATGCCCATCGCCTCATATATATTAATGAGGTGATGGGCATGAAGGGTTTTTTGAAGGAGCCCGGGAAAGCAGTGCCTTTATGTTTTGCAGCAGTATTCTTATTGACTCTGTTTATTTATTTTTTTCCATATACAGGCAAGGTCATATTCTATCCTTTATACCGTGAATATAAAAAAGGGAACATGCTATCTGATGTCAGCGGTTTTAAACTCAGGGAGACAGATAACTTTTTAATATATTATAAAAGTACGACGCCATATTACCTGGACATAATAGAAAAAGACGCCGAAAAAAGTCTCAAAAATGTACAAAATGATTTCAAATACACATCTGCCGGTAAAATCATAATCGTTATATATCCAAAATACAGCGAGATGGCAAGCAGGATAGGGCTTGGCACGGGAAGCCCCGCTATGGGCGTATATTATGAAGGCGCAATAAGCATACTTGACCCTGCGATGTGGATGGATAAATCACGTGATGCAGAATATTTATTTGAGAGGCAGGGACCTGTCCTGCACGAACTTACCCATTATATAGTGGACTATATGTCCTGCGGGAACGTCCCAGTATGGTTTACGGAAGGTGTAGCTTTGTATGAGGAGTACAGGGCAAATAATGTCGAATGGGCCAATAATAAGAAATATTTATCATATTATACAATCGATGAGCTCAGCAAAAACTTTTATGGGCTGGATGAGACAAAAGCCTACAGGCAGTCATTTCTTATTTTAAAATATATAGGCACAAACTATGGCATGGATTCTGTAATAAATATCATAAAAAAGCTTGGAGAGGGAAAATCGATAGATATGTCCATAAGGGAAGTTATAAAGCTGGACATTGATGGATTGTTTCTAAAAAGCCTGCCGCAGTCTTAAGCAAAATCTTTCACCATTTCCACCATTATATGCAAAATAATATACGTGTGCTTAGAAATTAATTTGAATTGGTTTAATATGCCAGCAATAAATATGTAAATTTCTCTTAAACACTACTATATTTAATGGTATAATTAAACATAGCATTGCAGGTAATCTAGTATGAGGATGGGTGAAAGATAATTGGAAAAGTTTATAATAGAAGGCGGAAATCGTTTAGAAGGCGCCGTAAATATAAGCGGGGCTAAAAACGCCGCTGTAGCATTGCTACCTGCGGCAATATTAGCTGATGATGGAATTTGTACATTAGAAAACCTTCCGGATATAGACGACGTGAAGGTACTTTTAGATATAATAAGGCAGATTGGCGGAGAAATAAAGGTAAACTCAAAGAGCAGTGTAACTATAGACAGCAAAAATATAACATCGTATAAATGTATATCTGAGGATGTCAGGAAAATGAGGGCTTCTTATTATTTAATGGGGGCGCTTCTTGGCAAATTCGGACGCTCGGAGGTCATATACCCCGGCGGATGCAATATAGGGGTAAGGCCTATAGACCAGCATATAAAAGGTTTTCAGGCGCTGGGCGCAAAAGTTTCCACAGAACACGGCATTATAAAGTTGTATGCAGACAAGCTTGTGGGAGCTCCTATTTATCTCGACGTCGTAAGCGTTGGCGCTACGATAAACATAATGCTTGCCGCCTGTAAGGCCGAGGGGATTACTGTCATTGAAAACGCTGCAAAGGAGCCCCACATAGTTGATGTCGCAAACTTTTTAAACAGCATGGGTGCCAACATAAAGGGTGCAGGGACAGATGTTATAAGGATAAGGGGTGTCCGCAAGCTTTATGGCTGTACATACAGTGTGATACCGGATCAGATAGAGGCAGGGACTTTTATGGTGGCGGCTGCCGCTACATACGGAGATGTAACATTAAATAATGTCATACCAAAACATTTGGAGTCTATAACGGCTAAACTTATTGAAATGGGTGCAAATGTCATAGAAGGTCCTGATACCGTGAGAGTACAAGCCTTTAAAAGGCCCAAGGGGATAAATTTAAAGACTCTTCCGTATCCGGGATTCCCTACGGATCTGCAACAGCCGATGACGGCTATTTTGTCTATTGCGGAGGGCAGAAGCATAATAACGGAGAGCATATACGAAGGCAGATTCAAGCATGTCGATGAATTAAAATGCATGGGAGCTAATATAAAGGTCGAAGGCAGGATCGCAGTTATAGACGGCATAGAAAAGCTCTCGGGGGCACAGGTCTGTGCAAGCGATCTCAGGGCCGGCGCCGCCCTTATTATAGCAGGTCTTATTGCCGACGGCTATACGGAAGTTTCCAATATAAAGTACATAGACCGTGGATATGAAAAGATAGAAAAAAAGCTGAACATGTTAGGCGCAAATATAAGAAGGGTGGACGACGGCAAACCGGACCCGGATCAGTAGTATAATTCCCTGTATTTTTTTACTCCTTCGACGTATAGGTTTTTTCCGTATGAGTCTATAGATACGACTGTAGGAAATCTTTCGACGTACAGCCTGTATATTGCCTCCGCGCCAAGTTCGGGGAAAGCTATTACGTCGGCTTTTTTGACGCACTTTGAAATAAGCGCTCCGGCCCCTCCGGTCGCTGAGAGGTAGAGACATTTATTCTTTATTATGGATTTTATTACATCATCGGATCTGTATCCCTTGCCTATCATAACCTTAAGCCCCAAATCCAGAAGAGACGGGGTGTACTTGTCCATCCTGCCGCTTGTTGTAGGGCCGCAGGGTCCTATTATGCTTTCAGGCTTTTTAGGGCAGGGACCGGTATAATAAATGCATTGGTTTTTAAAATCCACAGGAAGAGGTTTTCCATTTAGAATAAGTTCATAGAGCCTTTTATGGGCAGCGTCTCTGCCGGTATAGATATAACCGCTTATGTAAACGGTATCGCCAATATGTATTTTTGAAAAATCCTGTGTAAATGGCGATTCTAAAATAAATTCAGCCATTTTTATCCCTCCCGAATTAACTTTTCCAGGGTGCATTTTTTATATTTGAGGAGTATTATTCCAATCACTAAGCTCATAATGCACTCTCTTTTTATATTGTTATTTCCCTATGCCTTGAGGCATGACACTGCATGTTGACTGAAACAGGAAGGCCGGCTATGTGCGTCGGGTATGTCAGGATGTTTACTTTAAGGCATGTAACCTTTCCGCCTAGCCCCTGGGGTCCTATACCGGTCTTGTTTATATCATCAAGAAGTTCATCCTCAAGTGATGCGATATATTTATCGCTGCTTTTTTGGGACATGTCCCGAAGAAGCGCTTTTTTTGAAAGCAGCGTGCACATCTCAAGGGTGCCGCCGATGCCTATGCCGAGTATAACAGGCGGACAGGGATTTGCTCCGGCTTTGATCACGGTATCTAGCACAAAGGATTTAATTCCCTCTACACCGTCGGAGGGCTTTAACATTTTGACAGCGCTCATATTTTCGCTTCCAAATCCCTTTGGCATGGCGATGATTTTTATTTTATCGCCAGGAATGATATCCGTGTGTATTATGGCAGGCGTATTGTCGAGGGTATTTTCCCTGAATATAGGCGACTTTACGACGGACTTTCTGAAACAGCCGTTTTTATAAGCAAGCCTTACGCCTTGATTTACGGCTTCATAGAGATATCCTCCGGTTATATGTACATCCTGTCCTATTTCAAGAAAAACAACTGCCATTCCTGTATCCTGGCAAAGGGGTATATTATCCTCCCTCGCGATATTTATATTTTCGAGAAGCTGCTGAAGTATTTTTTTGCCTGATGAAGCCTTTTCAG contains these protein-coding regions:
- a CDS encoding peptidase MA family metallohydrolase; its protein translation is MKGFLKEPGKAVPLCFAAVFLLTLFIYFFPYTGKVIFYPLYREYKKGNMLSDVSGFKLRETDNFLIYYKSTTPYYLDIIEKDAEKSLKNVQNDFKYTSAGKIIIVIYPKYSEMASRIGLGTGSPAMGVYYEGAISILDPAMWMDKSRDAEYLFERQGPVLHELTHYIVDYMSCGNVPVWFTEGVALYEEYRANNVEWANNKKYLSYYTIDELSKNFYGLDETKAYRQSFLILKYIGTNYGMDSVINIIKKLGEGKSIDMSIREVIKLDIDGLFLKSLPQS
- a CDS encoding fumarate hydratase translates to MREINAGVIQDNVQKLFASACCDLGCDVENSIKKALDAEKASSGKKILQQLLENINIAREDNIPLCQDTGMAVVFLEIGQDVHITGGYLYEAVNQGVRLAYKNGCFRKSVVKSPIFRENTLDNTPAIIHTDIIPGDKIKIIAMPKGFGSENMSAVKMLKPSDGVEGIKSFVLDTVIKAGANPCPPVILGIGIGGTLEMCTLLSKKALLRDMSQKSSDKYIASLEDELLDDINKTGIGPQGLGGKVTCLKVNILTYPTHIAGLPVSVNMQCHASRHREITI
- a CDS encoding DnaD domain protein; this encodes MGTYTFKANVKNMGFTPVPDIFINEYMPQADGNFVKVYLAGLYQSLAGENIIGEKLSKKLGLLESDIIKALEYWESKGLLKIKKNDNDIEINFMDILSIYYGSKIYSSGGKLSPEMIGLRMENPKIKSMHDTIDELLGRLLSPKEVMTYLSWIDDFGFSPEVVILLIEYCKARKKTDFRYIEKVAISWNEAKIKTADDAQRYISMHEEKYNNYRLVLDFLGLKENDLMKPQEEFLNKWFDDWSFSLEMVLEACKICSLRINEPNFSYIDGILSNWHKNGYKTLKDIESKQTNKKGKGIKFKAPVTTFNSYDQRSYDIKELEKKLLGRDEVDGNGQ
- a CDS encoding zinc ribbon domain-containing protein — encoded protein: MALIDFECRKCGKKFFEIMSPHDVGRIKCPECGGEVKRVYKENYSGKHPDGCGGDCGSCSGCH
- a CDS encoding thymidylate synthase, encoding MRELFVEGKTLPEVYHKALRALYYNGEITDCPDYNTTQKECSMTMSVLEPLAEPMISRLFIGGFEELEQYRQEVLDGILNFRIGKGWDYTYNSRISGQLDFIYRELKRNPYTRRAVIDVRDWKKDSVSDSPACLQHMQFFIREGKLHMKVLMRSNDAAEATYMNAFAFIMLQKQVADNTGCKMGSYTHRANSFHCYEKDFDLLEGYVKRIESGSDTTYNYKGFFENLMIESRPSIKAKVEELRTH
- a CDS encoding S8 family serine peptidase; the encoded protein is MLFFSRKLDPVVKLKLKEKDMREIPVIILLKEPPSARFKNSISKKRGKLKYEYKYLKGLSASLSLDEVDRLSELPEVLTISYDRKATVCMDNVRSCIGIGFSTPYNLTGKGVNIAVVDTGVYPHADLFRSGRTILSFRDFVKNINEPYDDNGHGTHICGVIAGSGVQSSGKYKGIASGAKIIMLKALSGAGTGSFSDILAALEYVLENKDNLKIKILCLPFGAEPIVERGKDPLLSACTKIAESGIIIVAPSGNSGPGQGTILTPGISPSVITVGCLNCPDSNIRSWSIPDLSGSGSSKSGETKPDVIAPGVGIMSLSSDTSYIPNTGRMKSLENPYCKMTGSSVSSAVAAGCIALILEKMPSITLKDLKGMLKLSCKTLNELKISQGYGVINIQNLF
- a CDS encoding UDP-N-acetylglucosamine 1-carboxyvinyltransferase yields the protein MEKFIIEGGNRLEGAVNISGAKNAAVALLPAAILADDGICTLENLPDIDDVKVLLDIIRQIGGEIKVNSKSSVTIDSKNITSYKCISEDVRKMRASYYLMGALLGKFGRSEVIYPGGCNIGVRPIDQHIKGFQALGAKVSTEHGIIKLYADKLVGAPIYLDVVSVGATINIMLAACKAEGITVIENAAKEPHIVDVANFLNSMGANIKGAGTDVIRIRGVRKLYGCTYSVIPDQIEAGTFMVAAAATYGDVTLNNVIPKHLESITAKLIEMGANVIEGPDTVRVQAFKRPKGINLKTLPYPGFPTDLQQPMTAILSIAEGRSIITESIYEGRFKHVDELKCMGANIKVEGRIAVIDGIEKLSGAQVCASDLRAGAALIIAGLIADGYTEVSNIKYIDRGYEKIEKKLNMLGANIRRVDDGKPDPDQ
- a CDS encoding Fe-S-containing hydro-lyase, whose translation is MAEFILESPFTQDFSKIHIGDTVYISGYIYTGRDAAHKRLYELILNGKPLPVDFKNQCIYYTGPCPKKPESIIGPCGPTTSGRMDKYTPSLLDLGLKVMIGKGYRSDDVIKSIIKNKCLYLSATGGAGALISKCVKKADVIAFPELGAEAIYRLYVERFPTVVSIDSYGKNLYVEGVKKYRELYY
- a CDS encoding substrate-binding domain-containing protein, yielding MALGSSEVLGDVLKRNSAAGVFYVSKINDRIYEETSRLKVPFAIVNNASELFTSIVIDNEKGAYDAVKYLTSLGHKRIGIIKCKEDYYTFSERFNGYVKTMMEAGINLESQAMMI
- the dgoD gene encoding galactonate dehydratase, whose protein sequence is MKIKSMELFKVPPRWLFLKITTESGLVGWGEPVIEGKADTVAAAVEEMKEYVIGRNANDIEDIWQVLYRCAFYRGGPILMSAISGIEQALWDIKGKSLNVPVYELLGGAVRSKLKVYSWIGGDRPNDVAAAAKERFEQGYTAVKMNATPETAWIDNFKIVQDVIDRVQSIRDTLRYKMDIALDFHGRVHKTMARILMKELEPFKLMFIEEPVLTENEEAFVELRRHTSIPIATGERNYTRWGFKRMLHDGGVDIIQPDLSHAGGILEVRKIAAMAEAYDVAVAPHCPLGPIALASCIQLDFCTPNAFIQEQSLGIHYNKGSDLLDYLKDPTVFGYKDGYVNKLNGPGLGIEINEEKVREMARAGHNWRNPVWRTADGVPAEW
- a CDS encoding peptidoglycan DD-metalloendopeptidase family protein; protein product: MYDLEERPREEKILENKGKIAAFAQIIAACLIGATLTGGGIYYNNYKKSGYMVRYEGKFLGYVKNRESALKAIREVKDDIRSYDGSIAVSDDIELMTMLINPEKTTNSEAIRNTIEDDLYKQYTSYVITVNGKEIGALKSRTDAEDIIEKTRKYYENQEKRENVQVVDVNIKDDIEYIERVVNNSKVTDKESILKLLTSSIGETKKCAVKTGDTIWDIAKNNNMSVNDIAKLNPGLNVDKLQIGQNINISVSRPFLNVETVLKVNTDEGIPYNVTYINDSSLYKGQTKVVNSGEYGVNRTVKQLKKFNGKVTESKILSTSTVKDPVARVVAQGTKEKVVVGSGNFSWPTNGHISSGYGYRGGEFHQAVDIAAPYGSAIYASDSGKITYAGWESGYGKLIIINHGNGFVTYYGHCSSINVSVGQAVNRGSRIGSVGMTGDATGPHVHFEVRVNGVRRNPLIYLR
- a CDS encoding ATP-binding protein, producing the protein MGNRYINDIMLQYEKDRTEAEDAARERRLEVYKSFPRVKQIDSELGLIGIDIAKAIFAGNMDIKKYIKDKRQHSIDLKMEKAEILSRAGLTIDYDSPKYKCSDCNDTGYIGTEKCHCFKQKIIDKYYDQSNLKNILKKENFDMFVFDYYSPHKFEDESLSPRKNIEGIFKTCIDFVSSFDKSNQNLFFYGKSGLGKTFLSNCIAKDLLDKGKLVIYQTASSLVDILKDATFDNENRLAKERADDIFDCDLLIIDDLGTEYIANFSQTELFNIINKRLISNKKMIVSTNLSLDNLFKTYSERITSRIIGNFTVCKFYGEDIRYKIGEQKRKNVKI